The following is a genomic window from Acidiferrobacteraceae bacterium.
TTCGAACGCGCCGACCGTATACTGAAGGAACTGGCAGCGAAAAAGCTTATCGTTCGCAACACCGACTAGTTTTCTTGGCCACCGGCGCGCAGTGAACTAGAATGAAGCTATGAAGCCGGTGGATGTCGTTATCTATTTCCGCAAGGGCCTGGACACAGGTTCACGCCAGTTTCTGGAAAAGTCCCTGCGCAAGACACCCGGTGTGGTTGCTCCCTGGTTCACACCCGGCCGCAACACGCTCATGATTGTGTACTACAACCCCGATGTCACCAACTCCCTGTCGGTACTGAAGCGGGTACGCAAGCTGGGTCACCCCGCAAGTCTGGTGGCAATCTAGTCGGCTGCATCCCCTTACGTCCCCAACCACCGCCGCGAAACCCATACCAGGACCTGCAAGGCCAGATTGGCGTAGACGCCGGCCAACAGATCATCCACCATATTTCCGAAGCCACCGCCGAAGCGGCGCTCGGCCTGACGAACGGGAAACGGCTTCCACACATCGAACAGGCGAAACAGAAAGAATCCCGTGACCACCCAGTACCAGGCCAGCGGAACAAAGGCCATGGTCACGAAGTAGCCAACGAACTCGTCCCAAACGATTCCCGAGTGATCGTGCACGCCGATATCGCTTTCCGTGCGCCCGCACAA
Proteins encoded in this region:
- a CDS encoding phosphatidylglycerophosphatase A; amino-acid sequence: MKKLKRNSVPPTVWTNPIHFLAFGLGSGTAPYAPGTFGTAAAIPLYLLMVHWLQWPAYVVAVLALFGFGVWLCGRTESDIGVHDHSGIVWDEFVGYFVTMAFVPLAWYWVVTGFFLFRLFDVWKPFPVRQAERRFGGGFGNMVDDLLAGVYANLALQVLVWVSRRWLGT